From a region of the Candidatus Amarolinea dominans genome:
- the def gene encoding peptide deformylase, which produces MAIREIVRIGQPVLRQRANKVNRFGSGLKTLIDDMVATMRAAPGIGLAAPQVGVPERVIVVEIPEDEKIPGSGKLYTLVNPEIVKASRDEVLGEEGCLSIPNLVGDVWRAQWLTIKGLDGDGKEVRIKAADWLARAFQHEIDHLNGRLFVDMATEIRRLVRTEDGVVAVPLDGSGTSSPGTPVIHSKTPSLG; this is translated from the coding sequence ATGGCGATTCGTGAAATAGTCAGAATTGGACAGCCGGTGTTACGCCAGCGTGCCAATAAGGTGAATCGGTTTGGGAGCGGCCTGAAAACCCTGATTGATGATATGGTGGCAACGATGCGCGCAGCGCCAGGTATCGGCCTGGCGGCGCCCCAAGTGGGTGTGCCCGAACGGGTCATCGTGGTTGAAATACCCGAAGATGAGAAAATCCCCGGCAGCGGGAAGCTGTATACACTGGTCAACCCAGAAATTGTGAAAGCCTCACGCGACGAAGTGCTGGGCGAGGAGGGCTGTCTCTCTATTCCGAACCTGGTGGGCGATGTCTGGCGCGCGCAGTGGCTGACCATCAAGGGCCTGGACGGCGACGGTAAGGAAGTGCGCATCAAGGCCGCAGACTGGCTTGCCCGTGCCTTTCAGCACGAGATTGACCATCTGAACGGGCGCTTATTTGTGGACATGGCGACCGAGATTCGCCGCCTGGTGCGCACCGAGGATGGGGTCGTGGCGGTGCCATTGGACGGCAGCGGTACTTCAAGCCCGGGTACGCCGGTCATCCACTCAAAGACGCCGAGCCTGGGCTGA
- a CDS encoding NapC/NirT family cytochrome c: MKRFFSWIRSLRRPWPWIVGGSLTILIVLATITVSATAWEYTNSAQFCGTTCHTMPPEYLAYQASPHARVACVDCHLGQDSILLTVPRKARELSHVINALTQAYEPPIYVKSLRPARDTCEQCHSPDKFSSDTFIEIKRYAGDEQNTHTRNYMVIKTGGGSQREGLGRGIHWHIESEVYYYTDDRLKQTIPYVKEVAPDGKVTEYFDVEAGLPPDFGTQVASQLHRMDCIDCHTRISHLFRSPNDAMDAALARGQVDSTIPYIKWQGSQILSQDYTSLDAGMKAVEGIEEWYRSNQPAYYAANAQKVQEAVIAVKGIFSQTVFPNLKVGWQTHPDNAGHLEFPGCFRCHDGKHVSPQGQTVRLECNVCHSIPEVVTGDDTAPVLSVDRPGEPESHKDSNWIARHRFVFDESCAGCHNVTNPGGADNSSFCSNSACHASEWKFAGLDAPAVRQLVQPPAVPGSGQPRPVPHPVGERTDCVLCHGLKAAVRPFPENHADFERSLCTQCHASAATDANAQPGEPATAAPPAIPHSLEGRRDQCLVCHAAGGFKPFPANHQGRTTESCLACHKSQS, encoded by the coding sequence ATGAAACGATTCTTTTCCTGGATCAGGTCTCTGCGTCGCCCCTGGCCGTGGATTGTTGGCGGGTCGCTGACTATCCTGATTGTGCTGGCCACCATCACGGTCAGCGCAACCGCGTGGGAGTACACCAACAGCGCCCAATTCTGTGGCACCACCTGCCACACTATGCCCCCCGAATACCTCGCCTACCAGGCTTCACCCCATGCACGCGTGGCGTGCGTGGACTGTCACCTGGGACAAGATTCGATCCTGCTCACGGTGCCCCGCAAGGCGCGTGAGTTGAGCCATGTGATCAACGCCCTGACCCAGGCGTATGAACCACCCATCTATGTCAAGAGTCTGCGCCCTGCGCGCGACACCTGCGAGCAGTGTCATAGTCCCGATAAATTCTCCTCAGATACTTTCATTGAGATCAAACGCTACGCCGGTGATGAGCAGAACACACACACGCGCAACTACATGGTCATCAAGACCGGCGGCGGTTCGCAGCGTGAGGGGCTTGGACGCGGTATTCATTGGCACATCGAGAGCGAAGTCTACTATTACACCGATGACCGCCTCAAACAGACGATTCCGTATGTCAAAGAGGTCGCGCCAGATGGCAAGGTGACGGAGTACTTCGATGTGGAAGCCGGCCTGCCGCCCGATTTTGGCACGCAGGTCGCAAGCCAGTTGCACCGCATGGATTGCATTGACTGCCATACCCGCATTTCCCACCTCTTCCGTTCGCCCAATGATGCCATGGACGCTGCCCTGGCACGCGGTCAGGTTGACAGCACCATCCCCTACATCAAATGGCAGGGTAGCCAGATTCTGAGTCAGGACTACACCAGCCTGGACGCGGGCATGAAGGCGGTTGAGGGAATCGAGGAGTGGTACAGGAGCAATCAACCCGCCTATTACGCGGCCAATGCGCAGAAGGTGCAGGAAGCCGTCATTGCGGTCAAAGGCATTTTCAGCCAGACTGTCTTTCCCAATCTGAAGGTTGGTTGGCAAACCCATCCTGACAACGCCGGGCACCTGGAATTTCCTGGCTGTTTCCGCTGCCATGATGGCAAACACGTCTCTCCGCAGGGTCAGACGGTGCGCCTCGAATGTAACGTGTGCCACTCGATCCCGGAAGTGGTGACAGGCGACGATACCGCACCAGTGCTCAGCGTGGACAGGCCAGGCGAACCCGAATCGCACAAAGACTCCAATTGGATCGCCCGTCACCGTTTCGTGTTCGATGAGAGCTGCGCCGGCTGCCACAACGTCACGAATCCCGGCGGCGCCGACAACAGCAGTTTTTGCAGCAACAGCGCCTGTCATGCCTCTGAGTGGAAATTTGCTGGCCTGGACGCTCCCGCTGTGCGCCAGTTGGTGCAACCGCCCGCGGTGCCTGGGTCTGGGCAACCCCGTCCGGTGCCACACCCGGTCGGTGAGCGCACCGATTGTGTGTTGTGCCACGGCCTCAAGGCTGCGGTGCGCCCGTTCCCTGAGAATCACGCCGATTTCGAGCGTTCGTTGTGTACGCAGTGCCATGCGTCGGCTGCCACCGATGCCAACGCTCAGCCAGGCGAGCCGGCCACTGCTGCCCCGCCGGCGATTCCGCATTCGCTCGAAGGACGACGCGATCAGTGCCTGGTCTGTCACGCGGCGGGTGGGTTCAAGCCGTTCCCGGCCAACCACCAGGGGCGTACCACTGAATCTTGCCTGGCGTGCCATAAGTCGCAGAGTTGA
- a CDS encoding cytochrome b/b6 domain-containing protein codes for MTTTTKTYLRFSLSQRIEHLLMVAAFVVLALTGLPQKFIGQPLAEIMIGLFGGIEVTRVIHRVAAIVLMLESVYHVVVVAYKIYVRRVSLSMLPDLQDVRNFGGLILYLLGRRSERPAMGRYAFDEKVEYWSLVWGTLIMILTGFMLWNPISTTRFMPGEFIPAAKAAHGGEALLAVLAIIVWHMYHVHLRTLNKSMFTGVLSEEEMLHEHPAELAAIRMGTATRPLDPQKMQRRQRLFYPTAGVLSVALLIGLYLFVSFEQTAITTLPVRATVVVFVPQTPTPIPQTPTPAPSTPPAVGAVTWDGFIGPLFVQKCVACHGALGNLSLASYADAQKGGKSGPIFTAGKSDESLVVTILSGSAHPLKLSDPEMAQIRAWIDAGAPEK; via the coding sequence ATGACTACGACCACGAAAACCTATCTGCGTTTCTCTCTTTCCCAGCGTATCGAGCATCTGTTGATGGTCGCCGCCTTTGTCGTTCTCGCGCTGACCGGGTTACCGCAGAAGTTCATCGGCCAGCCCCTGGCTGAGATCATGATCGGGCTGTTCGGCGGTATCGAGGTGACGCGTGTCATTCACCGTGTCGCAGCGATCGTTCTGATGCTGGAATCGGTTTACCATGTCGTTGTCGTTGCCTACAAGATCTATGTGCGCCGCGTTTCCCTGTCCATGCTGCCCGATCTGCAGGATGTCCGCAACTTCGGGGGTTTGATTCTGTATCTCCTGGGGCGCCGTTCTGAACGACCGGCCATGGGGCGCTATGCCTTCGATGAAAAGGTCGAATACTGGTCCCTGGTGTGGGGCACCCTGATCATGATCCTGACCGGCTTCATGCTTTGGAATCCCATCTCCACGACGCGTTTCATGCCCGGCGAGTTCATCCCGGCCGCCAAGGCCGCGCACGGCGGCGAGGCGCTGTTGGCTGTGCTGGCGATCATCGTCTGGCACATGTATCATGTTCACCTGCGGACGCTCAACAAGAGTATGTTCACCGGCGTGCTCAGCGAAGAAGAGATGCTGCACGAGCACCCGGCCGAGCTGGCCGCCATCAGGATGGGTACGGCCACGCGACCGCTGGATCCCCAGAAGATGCAGCGCCGGCAGCGCCTGTTTTATCCGACGGCCGGTGTTCTGTCAGTCGCTCTGTTGATTGGCCTTTACCTGTTTGTCTCCTTCGAGCAGACCGCGATCACCACCCTGCCGGTGCGGGCGACTGTGGTGGTCTTCGTCCCGCAGACGCCAACGCCCATCCCGCAGACGCCAACGCCGGCCCCGAGCACACCGCCGGCGGTCGGCGCCGTCACCTGGGATGGCTTCATCGGCCCGCTGTTTGTGCAAAAGTGCGTCGCCTGTCATGGCGCTCTCGGCAATCTGTCACTGGCCAGCTATGCGGACGCGCAGAAAGGAGGGAAGTCAGGCCCGATCTTCACGGCCGGTAAGTCAGATGAAAGCCTGGTCGTGACGATACTGAGCGGCAGCGCGCATCCGCTCAAACTGAGCGATCCTGAGATGGCTCAGATCAGGGCCTGGATTGACGCCGGCGCGCCAGAAAAATAG
- a CDS encoding cytochrome c3 family protein → MSLGLMVVFAGAVLWLAALTWPVAPAAAAPPVQDTTPPTSSPLSPPIMVSNETCLACHATAATTRLPSGEDLYLGIDPARYAASVHGSGGYLCTQCHTNISGYPHPPQQAQDLRGYAIANYELCKTCHADKYELSKDSVHQTALQAGNRQAAVCADCHDPHAQGRILDQKTHQPLPDAHLAIPQTCATCHNTIYEQYKTSVHGAALVDAQNPDVPTCIDCHGVHGIADPTSATFRLNSPSVCAKCHTDAARMDKYGISTQVMNTYLADFHGSTVTLFEKQAPDQLTNKPVCIDCHGFHDIKQASDPQKGLHVRENLVAQCQSCHPDANANFSEAWLSHYTPDREKYPIVYYVNLFYQIVIPTLIGGMVLFAAGDAGRRFLNRRRISTPPAAKGEKGA, encoded by the coding sequence TTGAGCCTCGGCTTGATGGTGGTCTTTGCTGGCGCGGTGCTGTGGCTGGCTGCCCTGACCTGGCCCGTGGCTCCTGCGGCCGCCGCCCCGCCTGTACAAGATACGACGCCCCCCACCAGTTCCCCTCTGTCCCCGCCAATCATGGTGAGCAACGAAACCTGCCTCGCGTGTCACGCGACCGCTGCAACGACCAGGCTGCCGAGCGGCGAGGATCTGTATCTGGGGATTGACCCGGCGCGCTACGCCGCTTCGGTGCATGGCAGCGGGGGCTACTTGTGTACTCAGTGCCACACGAACATTTCGGGCTATCCTCATCCTCCGCAGCAGGCGCAAGACCTGCGCGGGTATGCCATCGCCAATTACGAATTGTGCAAGACCTGCCATGCCGACAAGTATGAACTGTCCAAAGACAGCGTGCATCAAACTGCGCTGCAGGCGGGCAACCGACAGGCAGCCGTCTGCGCAGATTGTCATGATCCGCACGCGCAGGGGCGCATCCTGGATCAGAAGACCCATCAACCGCTGCCGGACGCGCACCTGGCTATTCCACAGACCTGCGCGACCTGCCATAACACGATCTACGAACAGTACAAGACGAGCGTGCATGGCGCGGCCCTGGTAGATGCGCAAAACCCGGATGTGCCAACCTGCATTGACTGTCATGGTGTGCATGGCATCGCCGATCCCACTTCCGCAACCTTTCGCTTGAACTCTCCATCTGTGTGTGCCAAGTGCCACACCGACGCGGCCAGAATGGACAAGTACGGCATCTCGACCCAGGTCATGAACACCTACCTGGCTGATTTCCATGGCTCGACGGTGACGCTGTTCGAAAAGCAGGCGCCAGACCAGTTGACGAACAAGCCGGTTTGCATTGATTGCCACGGTTTTCACGACATCAAGCAAGCCAGTGATCCCCAGAAGGGTTTGCATGTGCGCGAAAACCTCGTGGCCCAGTGCCAGAGTTGTCATCCCGACGCCAACGCCAATTTCTCTGAAGCCTGGTTGAGCCACTACACGCCCGATCGCGAGAAATACCCAATCGTCTACTATGTCAATCTGTTCTACCAGATTGTCATCCCCACCCTCATCGGCGGCATGGTTTTGTTTGCGGCCGGGGACGCCGGCCGTCGTTTTCTCAACCGGCGGCGCATCTCCACTCCCCCCGCAGCGAAGGGAGAGAAAGGAGCATGA